Genomic window (Shewanella psychropiezotolerans):
AGAGCTAGGTGCAGAGCCAAATTTTGAAAGGCCTAATGGTGATAACGCGATCAATTTTGTGGCTGGCGGGGATGATCCTGATTGGCTAAAGATGTTACTCGAAGCCGGGGGCGATCCCAATTCCATCGATAAAAATGGGATGCCTGCCATATTCGATGCCATAGGAGGAGAGCGTTGGGATGATATCCATACTCTGCTTGAATATGGTGCCAATGTAAATTTAAAGGATCGTAGCGGTCGAAATAGTGCACTTTACCCAGCCTATATTATGAAATTTGAGTTTGCTTATTTCTTTATCCAACAAGGCGCAGATGTAAACATATATGCCAGTACTGGTGCAAATCTCGCTTGGATGGTGGATGACAAGCTCAGTAGGGGGATCATTGGGGCGGACAGTATTAATTACCCTTGGGCAATGAAAATCAAGCAACATTTTATCGATCAAGGTGTTGAGTTTCCACCGCCTTCGCCTAAAGAAGTGCGTGCCATGTGGGACAAGAATGGTAAGCCTGAGTAGTCAATAATTAACTCTCAAGGAAGGTGCTATGAAAGGGATGATTCGCTCTGCAAGTTTATTGTTATTGAGCTTTTTCTCGGCGTACAGTGCAGGAGGCACTGATATGAAAGCAGATCTTTTTTTCGAACCTGAGATGGTCTCTCTTTTAAACAGTATTGGGCAAGGTGATAAAAAACAGGCGCAAATCATTATTGATAATGACATTGATCTCAACATCTTGGGCAATGAAAGCATCACGCCTCTGTTGTGGCTGATTATGCAAAAAGACAAAAAGGCCGTCCAACTCGCCTTGGAGTTAGGTGCAGAGCTAAATTTTGAAAGACCTAATGGTGATAACGCGATTAATTTTGTGGCTGGCGGGGATGATCCTGATTGGCTAAAGATGTTACTCGAAGCCGGGGGCGATCCCAATTCTATCGATAGGAATGGGATGCCTGCTATTTTCGATGCCATTGGCCCCGAACGTTGGGACGATATTAATATTCTTCTAGAATACGGTGCCGATGTAAATCTGAAAGATCGTAGCGGTCGAAATAGTGCACTTTACCCGGCATTTTTAAATAAGTATGAATTCGTTTATTTCTTTATCCAACAAGGAGCTGATGCTACAGCTTACATGTCGGGCAGATTTAAGAAGAACGGAAGTAGAAACCAAATCACCACCCCTGTAGTTAATAAGGCTACAGCCGTTATTACTTTAACAATCGATGAAATACCATAGATGGGTTCCCAGATCACCATAGCATTCGTCAGATGTGAAATACCACAAGCGAGAAAAATCACCGAGCCAGCGAGTAAAAAGAACCACGGATAGGGGAGATCTTTTCGATTTCGTACAAACACGATTACAGCGATGGTAATTGAAAAGTATGCTAATGCTGTGACGACATCAGATATCAGCGAAGTCCATAAGATCCCTGGCTGCCACAGGTAGCACATACCATGAGGCATAAATGTTTCATTATTAAAAAAAGTCACTGAACTCATCAGCTCAACCTTCATATTTAAGTCTATAGGATGGTCTTAATTATATAAGATGATAGTGGGACTCAACGTTAACTTTTACAATATGTGCATTATGTTAAAAGTTTAGCTGCTGGCGTATAGTCTACATATGGCTTACACGACGATGAAAAATAATAGCAAATAGGCAAAATTTGAAGAGTGATAACCATTTGGTGACCAATGGCCATAAGAGAAACTACTCAGCTTGTCAAAACAAAGAAAAATAACTTGAGTACGGAGCGAAAACCGGCTCTGTCGCAAAGATTGTATTACTCCAGCAACGGCTCCTTGGCCGAATAACCACTCTTGAACTGTCATTTTTTAAACATGTGCATCACTTCAAATCCTTTGACGGCCGCATAAACCGCCGCCACGCAAGGCTATTGGCCCCTTTTAGCAAGATTAAATATGGAACACTTTATGATTGAACAACACATAAGCTATAGGCCGGATTAACAATTAATAAGCGGTATCAAAGTATGAATCAAATCAACAATCGTTCTAAGATGCTCTCATACGCTACAGCTCTGAGTTCGAATAGACAGCAACAATCCAACGAAAAGAAGGCGAAAAAGAATGCAAGCTCACTCGTTACCAACTCGAAAGTTAGGGTTAAACGTGAGCATCCGGGGATCCAAATCACAAGTGCAGAACATCAGATGTCACTTATTGCGGGCAGCCATCACCTTCAAGCTCAAGAGCAAGCACCTATAAAAATACCCGACATGCCGCCTCATCAGGCAGAGGGGAAAAGAGGGCGTACTGTTAATGTTATGGAGCTAGACGGCGGACTAGAAAACAAAGACTATCTTTGGTTAAGAGCCACAATAAAAGAGCATACACGACCTCATCATTATTCCAAAAATGCCATCTCAGCTCTAGAGGCGGTAGCCGCAAGCGAAGACTTATCCTCTGGTAAAAAGCAAGCCTTACAAATCTGGTTAACCGAATATAAAAATGATTTTGGTGTCGATAAGAAAGCACTGGAAAAAGCGTTGCAGGGTTTTCCGAAACTTGCCGATCGTCATGATGAAATGTTGAATGTATATGACGGGAAAACAACCTTCGCAATGACCATTCAGGAATTGATTACTTCTGAGTCCTTACGCTCATCATTGCAATATGGAACTTTTCGAGACTGGTCTTATTTGGGTAAAGAAAAATTGTCTTCACTTGTACTAAGGTATAAAGATGCTATAGACATTAATCAAAGAGCCACAATAGAAAAAGCATTGACGGATGTGGGGATCGACGCTCGTTATGATGACATTTTGGAGATAGATGATGGAAACATAACAATTGCAACGACCTTCCTGGAGTTGTTTTCTTCTCTATCTAAAGAAGGCTTCGAGTCTCTGTTAAACAAGTATAAAAACCATCAAAGCATGATACATGACATACAAAGAGAATTTAAGTTAGGCGTGTCTCAGCTTGGAGAGGCAACACCACTCTATTTCCATCCAGAATCTAGCTATCAAGACGTGTATGAAGCTAGATATGAGCGATTAACGATTTCCTCTGAAGAGCCAATTGAGGGATTTGAAGCTGAATTAAGGCACCTTTCCACTCTATTATCGGATTCACCTCGAGCGCCTGAAAATAATTATCTCTCAACCTATGCAAGGGCAAGGACCCACAATATCGCAACGGCTAACAATGGCATTGATAGCTACCTTTTCAAAGGGTTGGACATCGACCATTTCTTTAATTCGTACCTCATTTACACCTATATTGATAAAGGCAGAACCGAGCGTGATATCATAAGTGTTAATGATTACC
Coding sequences:
- a CDS encoding ankyrin repeat domain-containing protein → MKADLFFEPEMVSLLNSIQQGDKNQAQTIIDNDTDLNILGNESITPLLWLIMQKDKKAVQLALELGAEPNFERPNGDNAINFVAGGDDPDWLKMLLEAGGDPNSIDKNGMPAIFDAIGGERWDDIHTLLEYGANVNLKDRSGRNSALYPAYIMKFEFAYFFIQQGADVNIYASTGANLAWMVDDKLSRGIIGADSINYPWAMKIKQHFIDQGVEFPPPSPKEVRAMWDKNGKPE
- a CDS encoding ankyrin repeat domain-containing protein; this translates as MKGMIRSASLLLLSFFSAYSAGGTDMKADLFFEPEMVSLLNSIGQGDKKQAQIIIDNDIDLNILGNESITPLLWLIMQKDKKAVQLALELGAELNFERPNGDNAINFVAGGDDPDWLKMLLEAGGDPNSIDRNGMPAIFDAIGPERWDDINILLEYGADVNLKDRSGRNSALYPAFLNKYEFVYFFIQQGADATAYMSGRFKKNGSRNQITTPVVNKATAVITLTIDEIP